One Formosa agariphila KMM 3901 genomic window, TTACAAATTGTTTTTCAAGATGTCTAAGAGCAGCATCCATAGCTTCTTTTGTAGAATCTATAATAAATTGAATATCTTCATTCATGGTTTTAAAACTTTACTGTGATATAACTTAAAAAAATCAAATTAAACGTTTACTTCTGTTCCAATGTTTTCTCCCGATACGACGCGTAATAAGTTACCTTTCTTATTCATATCAAACACAACAATTGGTAGTCTGTTTTCTTGGCTAAGTGTGAATGCTGTAGTATCCATTACTTTTAATCCTTTCTTTAAAACATCGTCGAAAGAAATGGTGTCAAATTTAACGGCGCTACTGTCTTTTTCTGGATCTGCAGTGTAAATACCATCTACACGAGTGCCTTTTAAAATAACATCAGCTTCAATTTCTATAGCTCTAAGTACAGCAGCAGAATCTGTAGTAAAATACGGATTTCCTGTACCTCCACCAAAAATAACGACACGTCCTTTCTCTAAATGACGCATGGCTTTTCTACGGATAAAAGGTTCTGCAACCTCATTAATTTTAATTGCTGTTTGTAAGCGTGTAGGGATATCGGCATCTTCTAGAGCACTTTGTAAAGCTAACCCATTAATAACCGTTGCAAGCATACC contains:
- the pyrH gene encoding UMP kinase, with translation MKFKRILLKLSGEALMGERQYGIDPIRLAEYAKDIKTITDAGIEVAIVIGGGNIFRGVSGASNGMDRVQGDHMGMLATVINGLALQSALEDADIPTRLQTAIKINEVAEPFIRRKAMRHLEKGRVVIFGGGTGNPYFTTDSAAVLRAIEIEADVILKGTRVDGIYTADPEKDSSAVKFDTISFDDVLKKGLKVMDTTAFTLSQENRLPIVVFDMNKKGNLLRVVSGENIGTEVNV